A genomic window from Silene latifolia isolate original U9 population chromosome Y, ASM4854445v1, whole genome shotgun sequence includes:
- the LOC141628170 gene encoding uncharacterized protein LOC141628170, with the protein MYNASANGLAEAFNKTLCNLLRKVVAKSKRDWHERIGEALWAYRTTCKTPTQAIPCALVYGVEAVLPLELQIPSLRIAIQEGLTDDENDKLRLAELEAPDEKRLEAQQKLQCYQ; encoded by the coding sequence CTGCAAATGGTCTGGCTGAAGCCTTCAATAAGACCCTTTGCAACTTGTTGAGAAAAGTAGTAGCAAAGTCAAAGCGAGACTGGCATGAAAGAATTGGTGAGGCGTTGTGGGCATATCGTACCACATGCAAAACACCTACTCAAGCAATCCCGTGCGCGTTGGTGTATGGAGTTGAGGCCGTGTTGCCTTTGGAGTTGCAGATCCCTTCCTTACGCATTGCTATTCAGGAAGGACTCACGGATGACGAAAATGACAAATTGCGATTAGCAGAGTTGGAAGCTCCTGATGAAAAAAGATTAGAAGCTCAACAAAAACTCCAGTGCTATCAATAA